Proteins from a genomic interval of Gossypium hirsutum isolate 1008001.06 chromosome A09, Gossypium_hirsutum_v2.1, whole genome shotgun sequence:
- the LOC107888785 gene encoding transcription factor MUTE → MSHIAVERNRRRQMNEHLKVLRSLTPCFYIKRGDQASVIGGVIEFIKELQQVLQALESKKQRKSLSPNPSPSTPRPLPLPAKPNHSPIGFEPVGDVGACCNSSLADVEARIAGSNVVLKIVCGRIPGQILKIIAVLEKFSFEVLHVNISSMEDTFLYSFVIKIGLECQLSLEELAVEVQQSFFSEPVFLNEI, encoded by the exons ATGTCTCATATTGCTGTGGAGAGAAATAGGAGAAGGCAAATGAATGAGCATCTCAAAGTTTTGCGTTCCTTAACCCCTTGTTTCTATATTAAGAGG GGTGACCAAGCATCGGTCATAGGTGGTGTGATAGAGTTCATCAAGGAGTTGCAACAAGTTTTACAAGCTTTGGAATCGAAGAAACAAAGGAAGAGCTTAAGCCCTAACCCTAGTCCAAGTACCCCAAGGCCACTACCTTTGCCCGCAAAACCTAACCATTCTCCCATTGGATTCGAACCGGTGGGAGATGTCGGTGCTTGTTGCAACTCATCGCTTGCGGATGTCGAAGCAAGGATCGCCGGATCCAACGTCGTCCTGAAGATCGTGTGCGGACGAATACCCGGTCAAATTCTGAAGATAATAGCTGTGCTTGAGAAATTTTCATTTGAGGTTCTTCACGTCAACATCAGCAGCATGGAAGACACTTTTTTATACTCCTTTGTCATCAAG ATTGGTCTAGAATGTCAGCTGAGCTTGGAGGAACTTGCTGTTGAAGTTCAGCAAAGCTTCTTCTCGGAGCCTGTTTTTCTAAACGAAATATAG